A window of Atribacterota bacterium genomic DNA:
TGCAGTTCCCACAGCCATCAAAATCGCACTACTAATAAAATCACAGGCATTATTAGAAGCTACCGATAAATTAGAGAAGTCTTTTCGGACCAAAGCTAAGGAATTGGACCATGTTTTAAAAATGGGCAGAACTCATTTACAGGATGCGGTTCCTATACGGTTAGGACAGGAATTTTTAGCTCATACTAATGCCGCAAAAAGGTCACGAGAAAGAATAGCTCGGTCGATAGAAGGACTAAAAACAATAAATATGGGAGCAACAGCAGTAGGAACTTGCCTTAATGCTGAGCCTGAATATATTAAACTGGTAGAAAAAATACTAAGAGAAATGTCAGGGTTTGATTTGCTTATAGCAGAAGATTTAGTAGATGCTACCCAAAATGCTGATGCTTATGTAGAAGCTTCGTCAGCTATTAAAGCATGGGCAGTGGTATTATCTAAAATATGTAATGATTTAAGGTTAATGGCTTCTGGCCCACGGGCAGGTTTATATGAGATAAGGTTGCCTGAAGTTCAACCTGGCTCATCTATAATGCCAGGAAAAGTAAATCCGGTAATTCTCGAAGCAACTAATCAGGTGGTATTTCAGATCATAGGCAATGATGTTACCATTAATTTAGCCGCTGAGGCAGGTCAATTAGAACTAAATGTAATGGAGCCAGTATTGGCATTTAATTTAATGCAGAGTTTTGATCTAATGACCAACGTCCAGAACATGCTCAGAGAAAAATGCATTGATGGAATAATAGCTAATGAACAAAGATGCCGGGAATTTGTAGAGAGAAGTATTGGTATTATAACTGCCTTAAATCCACATATCGGGTATGAAAAAACTTGCCTGGTGGCTAGAGAGGCTTTTCTAAAGAATAAGAGCGTCAGAGAAGTGGTTTTGAAGCATAAAATAATGGATGAAGATAAGTTAAATAAGATACTAGATCCTTATGAAATGACTAAAGTCGGTATTGCCGGAAAAGAGCTGTTAAAAAATTAAACATTAATTATAGAATCTTGAGGCAGCAAAAAAGGGTAAAATTTGATAATAAAAAGAAATGCTAATTTGTGTTATTACTGTAAATCCTGTCAATTAGCCTGTTCATTTCATCATACCCGTACTTTTTGGCCGGAAAAAAGCAGTATAAAAATATATCGTAATCCGGTTAGTGGTGAAGCTGAGTGGAGGATTATGTCAACTTGTGACCAATGTTCTGAGGAAGAAATCCCTCTGTGTGTTAAATACTGTTCTTATGGGGCTCTAAGTCTATCAAATGGGTAATGAGGATAAACGATTATGAGTAAGAATAGAAACATTAGAGGTTGTTTAGCAGGTAAAATATTATGGATAGACT
This region includes:
- a CDS encoding aspartate ammonia-lyase; this encodes MKEYRIEEDLLGKKEVPNDVYYGVQTLRAMENFKLTGYKMDRDFIKALGIVKKAAAKANMEIGLLDEKRAKAIMDATQEVIDGKLNEEFVLDPIQGGAGTSNNMNANEVIANRAIEIYGEGERGDTSVISSLTHVNMSQSTNDAVPTAIKIALLIKSQALLEATDKLEKSFRTKAKELDHVLKMGRTHLQDAVPIRLGQEFLAHTNAAKRSRERIARSIEGLKTINMGATAVGTCLNAEPEYIKLVEKILREMSGFDLLIAEDLVDATQNADAYVEASSAIKAWAVVLSKICNDLRLMASGPRAGLYEIRLPEVQPGSSIMPGKVNPVILEATNQVVFQIIGNDVTINLAAEAGQLELNVMEPVLAFNLMQSFDLMTNVQNMLREKCIDGIIANEQRCREFVERSIGIITALNPHIGYEKTCLVAREAFLKNKSVREVVLKHKIMDEDKLNKILDPYEMTKVGIAGKELLKN